The genomic region GCGGCACGCCGGTCCACTTGCCGATGGCGCTCCAGCCTTCGACGCAATCATGTCTCGTAATCTGAGTCCGTGCCGGCATCGCCTTCAACGCTCCGATCGAGAAGGAGGCGGGAGCTTGCACCAGCCCGCCGACCGTTACTTCCCAGCGGGCAAACTCATCCCGAACCATCTCTGCATACTTCTGTGTACCAGGATCGATGTTGCCGTTCGCGGGAAAGACGGCGGAAATATCCGCCTCGCGGTATTCCTTGGCCATGGCGCCGACCGGCGTGACCGCCCGCTGTACCAGTTCAGTGAGCGTCTCCGCCCGGCTCAGGAGCTCCGCGAACCAGTCGCTTCTCGTGAGGTTGTCGCAACCGGCCAGCGCGATCACGCTCGTGGCCCCGAGGGTTCCCTTCAAAATCTCTCGTCGCTTCATGCCGTGCTTAGGCGTCATGGGAGGCTCCTTCGCGTTCGACCACGAACCAGCCGGTCGTCATCGAACGAATGTTGTTCATAAACCCCGTGATGACCACCTGGGTGACATGAATCACGATGAAGGCTACAAATGCAAAGCAGGCGACAAAGTGGAGCGTCCGCGCCGCCTGCCTACCGCCCAGACCCGTGACCAGCCACGGGACGGCCGCGTCGATCGTCGGGGACATCGCCAAGCCGGTCAGCACGATCACCGGGGCAAGGCCGAAAATCACGACCAAATAAGCGATTTTCTGCAGGACATTATAGTGTTTCGCTGCGTCTCCTTTCGGATGGCGCAGGACCAGGTGGTCTTTCACGACCCGGCCGATGCTCCCGACATCGCGTGTCGTCGGCAACAAATCCAGTCTGAAGTGGCGTGTGACCACGGAATAGGCCGCGAACAGCAGGCCGTTGAGGACGAACAG from Nitrospira japonica harbors:
- a CDS encoding molybdopterin-dependent oxidoreductase, with amino-acid sequence MTPKHGMKRREILKGTLGATSVIALAGCDNLTRSDWFAELLSRAETLTELVQRAVTPVGAMAKEYREADISAVFPANGNIDPGTQKYAEMVRDEFARWEVTVGGLVQAPASFSIGALKAMPARTQITRHDCVEGWSAIGKWTGVPLGDLMRQVRPTPGARYAVFHCADIDEQGVAYYESVAVEDLYHPQTILAYELNGKALDVPHGAPLRLRLERQLGYKHAKYVERIELVASLDGIGGGKGGYWEDQGYEWYAGI
- a CDS encoding cytochrome b/b6 domain-containing protein, whose amino-acid sequence is MEQPPPAQGAAAPGVETVYRHTIPVRISHWLNAVCLFVLIMSGLQIFNAHPALYWGDRSDRDKPLLSIRPMRADNGEIRGVTTVLGHRFDTTGVLGYSDGRGRAFPAWATLPGPQWLAMGRRWHLFFAWLFVLNGLLFAAYSVVTRHFRLDLLPTTRDVGSIGRVVKDHLVLRHPKGDAAKHYNVLQKIAYLVVIFGLAPVIVLTGLAMSPTIDAAVPWLVTGLGGRQAARTLHFVACFAFVAFIVIHVTQVVITGFMNNIRSMTTGWFVVEREGASHDA